The Aythya fuligula isolate bAytFul2 chromosome 1, bAytFul2.pri, whole genome shotgun sequence nucleotide sequence TTTTTAATAAATGGATTACACGCTCCGCACTATAAATAAACACAGGAATTAAGATTCCAACTTGTTCTGGCGATAAGCAAACAAAGACGCCGAATCCCCCCCCTCGGCCTTCAGACAGGAGAGTCCCCCGGGAGTCTGTGCACGCGTCTCCGCACGTGTACTCCAGAGGCAGATCGCTTCTCCCCGGTGTATAGGATAACAAGTGTGTTTCtgtgggctggggggagcagccccgggcaggGGAGTGGGTGCATGTGCATGCTCTGCCCgctggggctggcaccagcagcGGGGAGGGAGCGATGGCCGCGAGGCCCAGGCGCAGCTCAAGCTCTCTCTCTTGCCTCCCAGTGAGGAGCATGAGGCGAGACCTCGCTGAGTGACGAGGCGCTGCTGCATCTGCGATGGAGCCTGGTGCCTGGTAGGTTCGCAGCCCCCCCGGCGCCTGCCGGCGATGCGGGAGGGAGGAAGGCATgtgggcagcaggctgctgccgGCTGCTCCACGAGGAGCCTTCCCAGCAGGAGGGACATCCAGATAATGcgctctccctcctcctcctgcagcagcatgcCTCTCCTGGCCTCCTCCATCCACTCGCTGCAGCTATGGCACTTCCTCCTCCTGGTCTCGGCCGTCCCTCCACCCGCCGCCTGGTCCCTGCGCCCTCGCAGCCCCGTGGCCACCCGGCCCCTCTGCGCCCGTCGGAGCCCCTCTGCCCACCGGCCCATTTGCATCTGGGACAGGACCTCGCTGCCCGAGCGGGATTTGCGCCTCACGGCGCCGCGCCAGCGCGCCCTGTCCCCCCGCGGCGGGGACCTGCGCCACGCCGTGCGGCTGAGACGCCAGGCAGTGGGGGCCCGGCCCGCCACCCCCTCTGGCTTTGAGGACGGCATGCCCTCCTCCCAGTACCCCTGGGCCATCGTCTGGGGCCCCACGGTGTCGGATGAGGACGGAGGGGACGCCAACTCCGCCAACCCGGGCTTCCCACCGCTGGGCTACACCTTCGTTTCCCCGCGGGGGATGGCGACGGCGCAGCCCAACTCCCACTCGCTGCTGCACAACGCGGGGCTCAACCTCCGCGAGACCCCAGCCACCCTACGGCCGTTCCTGTTTGGGCCCCGGGGGGAAGGTAGGTCTGCACTGTGCTTCCCCTGGCCCTGTTCCTGCAGGAGGAGCTCCTCCTGCAAAACTTATTGCCCCAGcgcttgtgctgctgctctcgAAGGGGGGCTGATGGGGGCGGCGGTCCCactgcccctctcccccctgccTCACAGGTGTGGACCCCCAGCTCTACGTCACGATCACCATCTCTATCATCATTGTCCTGGTTGCCACCGGGATCATATTCAAGTTCTGGTGAGTGGGGCTTGGGGCCAGTCGGGGTTGGTTCATTACGGTGCTCTGAAGCCATGTCGGTGGGCACAAGGACTGCGGGCTTGGTTGCTGGAGAAGGCATTTGACCCGCGGGTGCAAGGGGCACTCATTGCCTTGCTGCTCTTCTCCCCAAAGCTGGGACCGCAACCAGAAGCGCCGGCGCCACTCCGGGCAGCAGAGcggtgggaggcagcaggagagccAGCAGCCCCTCACAGACCTGTCCCCCACCACCGTCAGCATCCTGGGGCCCTACGGCGACTCCCTCACCCCCACGCCTGAGGCGGAGGAACCCAGGCATGGGCAGGAGGGTGCGGAGAAGCTGGGGGGCCACGGGAAAAGCACTGCCTTCCAGCTCAACCGGTGAGTCCTCCGGGGAGCCAGGGAGCCGTGGGGTGGCAGGGGGCAGAGGGACAGCAGGCTAGGGGTGGGCAAGGCAGCTCAACCTTCTGAGGAGGGCCCACGCGAGGCTGGCTGGCTAGCGGGGACGCCGGGGCAGCGTGAGCGCCCGTCTCTAATTCTTTTCCGATTCCCTTTTCCCCCCAGAATCCCACTGGTGAACCTGTGATGCACACgggagaagcagagctggctcCCCCACCCTCCTGTCACAACCGGGGAGCCCACGCTTCTGCCGCCTCTGCTaccccaggaaaaaaacaaaacaaaacaaaacaaaaacaaatctccTTGTGCCACGGCCCGCTGCCACCGTTGTTAACTAACTCCACCGGGACGTGCCTGGGCAAACGGAGGAGCCGGGCCTCGCTAGCGTCCTGTGGGGGGAAGGTTGGGGACCCCCCCGAGCAGGACAGGAGGATGAGCGAGCAGGAAGGTGGGAGGGAAGGCGGCTGTCGGTGGTGTGAAGTCGTAGcctgccctgcccctctcctcgcACACTCACACGCACTCTTCGACCTCCGTGACTCTCCCACCAGTGCATGCCTGACGTTGGGGGTAGGCGAGGTGGAAAGGCGTACCCCTGTCCCTGTGGGCCCGAGCCCCTCTGTGTGTCCCTTTCCATGTTGTGTGCTTTGACGTGAACGTCTGGAGTTCAGTGGCTGCAGCGATGCCTGCTGGGGTTCGGTCGCCCCGAGCTGGGGCTCAGGTGAAGGCAGGTCCTTCTGTTCCCAAGGTCTTGGCCCTCCTGAGGGTCCCGGGGGTGGGTGAATCTTGGGAAGAAGAGGCTTATATAGCACCTGACCCCCCTCAGCAACACATTTCCTTGAAGGAAACATTGCCCTGCCTTTAATATTCACATCTTCCCATCTCCTTTCTGCCTAACActcctgttttctgtcttcagcttGTATCTTTCATCTCCCAGTCCccaatgtttctgtttttttctctccattcctcctcccctcctttcttGCCAGTTAAGGTTGGAAGAAGTTCCTTTAGCTTGCCAAATGTTTTGATCTCTTGGAAGCCTCCTCGCTGTCCCTTTCCATCCCCTGTCTACTTCATCAAGGTTTTATCTCTGCTCTATGGAGGTGTTCTTTAGAAAATCATAGGTGAAGCCTTCTGCCCATAACGTCATTTAGCAAGTGTCCTGTCCATTGAGATACAGCTGAAGCAGCTAAAAGTGTCACAAGCAGATATAGCTGGGCACAAGGAGCATGAGTTTGGCTGGGCTGGGGTAGGGAATTGCTTTTGGACACTCCTGTCACAGGCAGCAAGCAGCGGAGATGACTCTGTTTGCCTTGGATGGCAAAGAGCAATTTACAGATGACCTCGGGAGTGCTCGGAGGGTTGCCGTGTACTGCTGGTAGGTTTCTCCTGAAATGCCTCCTGAGACAACACCAAGGGCATGAGAGAGGGAGCATCTATGCTGCAGCCAGGCATGGGAGGCCGATTTCCATGACAGTCCATTGGCAATGACAGTATTTGCCCTCTCGTGGCTTTTGTGGACACCTTCAAAGAAATTCACAAACCCACGCTGACAGCCACTGAACTGAAATGATGCTGATTTGGGTAAGGTCACCCCTACGGTATACAAACACCTTCAGCTGCTGGGCTGATTGTGTCCAGAGACGGGAAACTCACCCACAATTTGAAGGCTCTAGTGCACCATACAAGGTCCTAGACAAAAAGTTATCTGTCATCTCAGAGGATATGAAATTGCCTTTCACCCTTTATCCCTGTAGTAAAAGCGTATTCTTTATAGAACAAAGCACACGGAGTTTCCTACGAGGCCTGGTTCTGCCCATTTACCCAGCTGATCTGATGGTGATCTCAGGTCCCACCTGGCTCACCGGGAAGGACATTTAAATGAGAGTGTAAGTTACAATAAGCCTCgcagaaaacagcagagatttGGAGAAAATGACAGGTCAAATAAAATTATCGGCTTATTAGAAGCACAGAACGGCTGAAAGATGTAGGTGGAAAAGGACTCTGGAGGTCTCCAGCCTAAGCACAGGTTCAGTCTCTGCTCACAGCAGGCGATATTATTGCTTTACTGTAAATTAATCCGTTACTGAGCCTTTTCCTTACTGAGGCCCCTCTCAAGGCTTTGGTGGACGTTCAAGCTGTGGATGGACAAAGCAGGGGGCAGgtggctgctcctgcccacAGGTCCCTCACCACCACCCCTGCCAGCTGAGGGCAGGTCGGGGGCTGCTCTCCCCCACTTCGGCACAACCAGGGATGGAGAAGGACATCTGCAGACAGTCTGCACAGGGCCGAATTGGTTACGGCGGGCAGTTGGCAGCACAATGCCTCAAACTGGTCTAAGTAACCTTCCAGACTGGATTAATTAGATTGCTCTTTGATCAATAGCGCCTGTTGAAACGAGGCCAGAGTTTAGATGCTACCACTTCAAGGGCTGTCCTTGGGCTTTCCCTTTGCACAGGCTGTGTGGAGAGAAGGTCTGCAAGGAAGTGGCAGGGCACTGCAGGGGGTGTAGTGAAAGCATTTTCCAGTACTTGCTACAGGGAagccctgtgctctgctggccAGGCCTTTGTAAACTCTGCAAACACATCAGATTCAAgtgttgtttctgtttgcttgtttgtttgttttcctttaacgTGTCTCTGCTCTTGTTACCTCCAAGTAATGAAAGCACCTCCAAGGAGTGAAAACCTTTCATGGATGTTGTGGTAAGAGGGAAGATGGGAAATGCAGTAGAGAAAACTCTTACAATGACAGAAGCTTCGATATGCTGAACATCTTTTCCAACACCAATTTTTCTAGTCAAACATTTTTATGATGATCATTCACTCTCTCACATGAAAAAGGTTAGATATGGGAAACAGTTTCGTTGTTCTGCCCAAAATTTCATTGCTACGTTCTGTCCCTGGAgcaaaacattcaaaacatgTTTGGCCACATAAGCTTCTTCCAGTCTATAAATAGTCTCACTGGATCTGCTTTCTCCATGGTGGGAGCCTTATAAATCACCTTTCCCCATGCAGAACGGAGCCTGCTTGGTCCAAGACCGTGTTCTGTGAGATGCACACGTGGACTGGTTGACAGCACCAGGTACAGAGCCAGGGCAGAGGCCGGCACCTTCTCAGTCACAACCTGCAGGGTTCTCCATCTTCCAGCTGACTGGAGGAGAAAGAtctgggttatttttttctttccagtggaAATTTTACAGAGAGAAAGGTGTGTAGGGAAAACTACTGCAAATGTCTGTAGGCTTGGGCTGAGCCTGTCCAACATTGCTGGCCAGTTAGCAGAAAACATCTGGGTGGGCTGAGCAACCGTGTCTGTGCAAACTCCTCAAGGGACGTGGTTTTGTTAACAAAAGGCCGGTCTCCCTGCGGGTGcagtgggaaggagggaaggcCTGGGGGACAGT carries:
- the PIANP gene encoding PILR alpha-associated neural protein, whose protein sequence is MEPGACSMPLLASSIHSLQLWHFLLLVSAVPPPAAWSLRPRSPVATRPLCARRSPSAHRPICIWDRTSLPERDLRLTAPRQRALSPRGGDLRHAVRLRRQAVGARPATPSGFEDGMPSSQYPWAIVWGPTVSDEDGGDANSANPGFPPLGYTFVSPRGMATAQPNSHSLLHNAGLNLRETPATLRPFLFGPRGEGVDPQLYVTITISIIIVLVATGIIFKFCWDRNQKRRRHSGQQSGGRQQESQQPLTDLSPTTVSILGPYGDSLTPTPEAEEPRHGQEGAEKLGGHGKSTAFQLNRIPLVNL